One window of Streptomyces sp. FIT100 genomic DNA carries:
- the purB gene encoding adenylosuccinate lyase — MTAKPRIPNVLAGRYASAELAVLWSPEQKVKLERQLWLAVLRAQKDLGIEVPDAALADYERVLDQVDLGSIAEREKVTRHDVKARIEEFNALAGHEHVHKGMTSRDLTENVEQLQIRLSLELMRDRTVAVLARLGRLAGEYAELVMAGRSHNVAAQATTLGKRFATGADELLVAYGRLEELLGRYPLRGIKGPVGTAQDMLDLLGGDAAKLAELEQRIAGHLGFAHAFTSVGQVYPRSLDYDVVTALVQLAAAPSSLAKTIRLMAGHELVTEGFKPGQVGSSAMPHKMNTRSCERVNGLMVILRGYASMTGELAGDQWNEGDVSCSVVRRVALPDAFFAFDGLLETFLTVLDEFGAFPAVVARELDRYLPFLATTKVLMGAVRAGVGREVAHEAIKENAVASALAMREQGAERNELLDKLAADERIPLDRAQLDALMADKLSFTGAAGDQVASVVSRIEEIAKQHPEAAAYAPGSIL; from the coding sequence GTGACTGCAAAGCCTCGCATCCCCAATGTTCTGGCCGGCCGCTACGCCTCCGCGGAGCTCGCCGTCCTGTGGTCCCCCGAGCAGAAGGTGAAGCTGGAGCGTCAGCTCTGGCTCGCCGTGCTGCGCGCGCAGAAGGACCTCGGGATCGAGGTGCCGGACGCCGCGCTCGCCGACTACGAGCGCGTGCTCGACCAGGTCGACCTGGGCTCCATCGCGGAGCGCGAGAAGGTCACCCGGCACGATGTGAAGGCCCGAATCGAGGAGTTCAACGCCCTCGCCGGGCACGAGCACGTACACAAGGGCATGACCTCGCGCGATCTCACGGAGAACGTGGAGCAGCTGCAGATCCGGCTCTCGCTGGAGCTGATGCGGGACCGCACGGTCGCCGTTCTCGCCCGCCTCGGCCGGCTGGCCGGGGAGTACGCGGAGCTGGTCATGGCCGGCCGCTCGCACAATGTCGCGGCTCAGGCGACGACGCTCGGCAAGCGTTTCGCCACGGGCGCCGACGAGCTGCTGGTGGCGTACGGGCGTCTTGAGGAGCTGCTCGGCCGCTACCCGCTGCGCGGGATCAAGGGCCCGGTGGGCACCGCCCAGGACATGCTGGACCTGCTCGGCGGGGACGCGGCGAAGCTCGCCGAGCTGGAGCAGCGGATCGCGGGCCACCTCGGCTTCGCGCACGCCTTCACCTCCGTGGGCCAGGTCTATCCGCGCTCGCTCGACTACGACGTCGTCACGGCGCTGGTGCAGCTTGCCGCCGCGCCGTCCTCGCTGGCGAAGACGATCCGCCTGATGGCCGGGCACGAGCTGGTCACCGAGGGCTTCAAGCCCGGGCAGGTCGGCTCGTCCGCGATGCCGCACAAGATGAACACCCGCTCCTGCGAGCGCGTCAACGGCCTCATGGTGATCCTGCGCGGCTACGCGTCGATGACGGGCGAGCTGGCGGGCGACCAGTGGAACGAGGGCGACGTCTCCTGCTCGGTGGTGCGCCGGGTCGCGCTGCCGGACGCGTTCTTCGCGTTCGACGGGCTGCTGGAGACGTTCCTCACGGTCCTGGACGAGTTCGGCGCGTTCCCCGCGGTCGTCGCCCGCGAACTCGACCGCTATCTCCCCTTCCTCGCCACCACCAAGGTGCTGATGGGCGCGGTGCGCGCCGGGGTCGGCCGCGAGGTCGCCCACGAGGCCATCAAGGAGAACGCGGTCGCCTCCGCGCTGGCGATGCGCGAGCAGGGTGCCGAGCGCAACGAGCTGCTGGACAAGCTCGCCGCGGATGAACGCATTCCGCTGGACCGGGCCCAGCTCGACGCCCTGATGGCCGACAAGCTGTCCTTCACGGGTGCCGCCGGCGACCAGGTGGCCTCGGTGGTCTCCCGTATCGAGGAGATCGCGAAGCAGCACCCGGAGGCGGCCGCGTACGCCCCCGGGTCGATCCTCTGA
- a CDS encoding ROK family protein yields MGRLTGGDPSLLRRINSAVVLHALRGGADSPTLTDLTRVTGLSRPTVEGVIEGLIESGLVTEAAPDEGEARRQGRPARRFRFRAEAGHLLGVEIGPHRVAALLSGLDGRVTGAGSREVAETASVEERLERVRTVVADVLRRSGVPRSSLRAVGVGTPGIVEADGTVRLCTALPGWTGLALGERLRRSFRCPVLVENDANAAAVAEHWKGAATDSDDIVFVLAGLSPGAGSLIGGRLHRGYGGAAGEIGALHLLGREVTPETLLSTTGEPLHPLDEQAVAEVFTHARQGDERARAAVDRFIQRLVHDVAALVLALDPELVVVGGWAAGLDGVLDPLRGELSRYCLRPPRVTLSLLGEAAVATGALRLALDHVEEQLFAVEGSVTARR; encoded by the coding sequence GTGGGCCGGCTGACCGGCGGGGACCCGTCCCTGCTGCGGCGGATCAACTCCGCGGTGGTACTGCACGCGCTGCGGGGCGGCGCGGACTCCCCCACGCTCACCGATCTGACGCGGGTCACCGGGCTGTCCCGGCCGACCGTCGAGGGCGTGATCGAGGGGCTGATCGAGTCCGGCCTGGTGACCGAGGCGGCGCCCGACGAGGGCGAGGCCCGGCGGCAGGGCCGGCCGGCGCGGAGGTTCCGCTTCCGGGCCGAGGCCGGGCATCTGCTGGGCGTGGAGATCGGTCCGCACCGGGTGGCGGCGCTGCTGTCCGGGCTCGACGGGCGGGTCACGGGCGCCGGGTCTCGGGAGGTGGCGGAGACCGCTTCCGTCGAGGAGCGGCTGGAGCGGGTCCGTACGGTCGTGGCCGATGTGCTGCGCAGGTCCGGGGTGCCCCGCAGCTCGCTGCGGGCGGTCGGGGTCGGCACGCCGGGGATCGTGGAGGCCGACGGGACCGTACGGCTCTGTACGGCGCTGCCCGGCTGGACGGGGCTCGCGCTCGGCGAGCGACTGCGGCGTTCGTTCCGCTGCCCGGTGCTGGTCGAGAACGACGCCAACGCGGCCGCGGTCGCCGAGCACTGGAAGGGGGCCGCGACGGATTCGGACGACATCGTCTTCGTCCTCGCGGGGCTGAGCCCCGGCGCGGGCTCGCTGATCGGCGGCCGGCTGCACCGGGGGTACGGGGGCGCGGCCGGGGAGATCGGCGCGCTGCACCTGCTGGGCCGCGAGGTGACGCCGGAGACGCTGCTGTCCACGACCGGTGAGCCGCTGCACCCCCTGGACGAGCAGGCGGTGGCCGAGGTGTTCACACACGCCCGGCAGGGCGACGAGCGGGCGCGGGCGGCGGTCGACCGGTTCATCCAGCGGCTCGTGCACGACGTGGCCGCGCTGGTGCTGGCGCTCGACCCCGAGCTGGTGGTCGTCGGCGGCTGGGCGGCCGGCCTGGACGGTGTGCTCGATCCTCTGCGCGGCGAACTGTCCCGCTACTGCCTGCGCCCGCCTCGGGTGACGCTGTCCTTGCTCGGCGAGGCGGCGGTGGCGACGGGCGCGTTGCGGTTGGCCCTGGACCACGTCGAGGAGCAGCTCTTCGCCGTCGAGGGATCGGTGACGGCCCGCCGCTGA
- the mug gene encoding G/U mismatch-specific DNA glycosylase — protein sequence MPRFTPAELEAARDRLVPDVVADGLAVLFCGINPGLMSAATGHHFARPGNRFWPVLHLSGFTPWQLKPSEQDELPAYGLGITNVAARATARADELGEEEFREGGRILAGKVERLRPRWLAVAGVTAYRTAFGDRTARVGPQERTIGGTRIWVLPNPSGLNAHWTVRTMAEEFARLRAAAMSGDAGDVSGT from the coding sequence GTGCCCCGCTTCACGCCCGCCGAGCTGGAGGCCGCCCGCGACCGCCTCGTCCCCGATGTGGTCGCGGACGGTCTGGCCGTCCTCTTCTGCGGCATCAACCCCGGTCTGATGTCGGCCGCGACGGGCCACCACTTCGCCCGCCCCGGCAACCGCTTCTGGCCGGTGCTCCATCTGTCGGGCTTCACCCCGTGGCAGTTGAAACCGTCCGAGCAGGACGAGCTGCCGGCGTACGGACTCGGCATCACCAATGTGGCGGCGCGGGCGACCGCGCGCGCCGACGAGCTCGGCGAGGAGGAGTTCCGCGAGGGCGGCCGGATCCTCGCCGGGAAGGTGGAGCGGCTGCGGCCCCGCTGGCTGGCGGTGGCCGGGGTCACCGCGTACCGCACGGCCTTCGGGGACCGCACGGCACGGGTAGGGCCGCAGGAGCGGACGATCGGCGGCACGCGCATCTGGGTACTGCCCAACCCCAGTGGGCTGAACGCGCATTGGACGGTCCGGACGATGGCCGAGGAGTTCGCGCGGCTGCGAGCCGCGGCCATGTCGGGGGACGCCGGGGACGTGTCCGGCACATAG
- a CDS encoding GntR family transcriptional regulator has product MGTTQLDTVPEPKYWHLKTVIGEALDSDFAVGEILPNERELAARFGVARATLRQALEQLELEGRLQRRRGVGTTVAPPRMGVDVSASPQDWPGSSTDAWQPVGCTTALPPAAVARALDTDIDEDVHTLRRMLVTHGQPVAAELLYVPSSSVPELSAIDAPAGAARARAVLRELQHLAPAGLDRAVELGSARADDAKELDRLPGAPVLVVTTRYFTEGRTAVVSVATYRADTCRLTFGAAGDLEIRHDAAQRRAS; this is encoded by the coding sequence GTGGGGACCACGCAGCTCGACACGGTGCCGGAGCCGAAGTACTGGCACCTCAAGACGGTGATCGGCGAGGCGCTCGACTCCGACTTCGCGGTCGGCGAGATCCTGCCCAACGAGCGCGAGCTCGCCGCCCGGTTCGGCGTCGCCCGGGCCACCCTCCGGCAGGCGCTCGAGCAGCTGGAGCTGGAAGGCCGGCTGCAGCGCCGCCGCGGTGTCGGCACGACCGTCGCGCCGCCGCGCATGGGCGTCGACGTCTCCGCCTCCCCCCAGGACTGGCCGGGCTCCTCGACGGACGCCTGGCAGCCGGTCGGCTGCACGACCGCCCTGCCGCCCGCCGCCGTCGCCCGCGCACTCGACACGGACATCGACGAGGACGTCCACACGCTGCGCCGGATGCTGGTCACCCACGGTCAGCCGGTCGCCGCCGAACTGCTCTACGTCCCCTCCTCCTCCGTCCCCGAGCTCTCCGCCATAGACGCCCCCGCGGGCGCCGCCCGCGCCCGCGCCGTCCTGCGCGAACTCCAGCACCTCGCCCCGGCCGGCCTCGACCGGGCCGTCGAGCTCGGCTCCGCGCGCGCCGACGACGCCAAGGAACTGGACCGCCTACCCGGCGCCCCCGTCCTGGTCGTCACCACGCGCTACTTCACCGAAGGCCGTACGGCGGTCGTCTCGGTCGCGACCTATCGCGCGGACACCTGCCGCCTCACCTTCGGTGCCGCGGGCGACCTGGAGATCCGGCACGACGCAGCGCAGCGCCGCGCTTCCTGA
- a CDS encoding isopenicillin N synthase family oxygenase yields MAKVPVIDLDADPELEGRRVWGILRDEGYFYLTGSKVADVDLEKLVAVAEEFFRMPVSEKMKFHISGSACHRGYYPPGEEGPADGIPDLKEGYDSGLFEIRSGRDDHTTSSPGCSPPVPGFLATVNSYHSAMTDIAHALSVVVAHAIGMPDRFFLERSQNPPNQLRLLHYPASPTPRQGVGTHKDFECFTLLASTGPGLEVERSDGAWILVPPRQDTLVVTTGEMLEILTNGALLAARHRVGWIREDRYSFPYFFSLDRNILVEPLDRFVGPEGTHYASLTAGDHLQARTSQVFRYLRNREQGKRDHLQQQS; encoded by the coding sequence ATGGCCAAGGTCCCGGTGATCGACCTGGACGCCGATCCCGAACTGGAGGGACGCAGAGTCTGGGGAATCCTGCGCGACGAAGGGTACTTCTACCTCACCGGATCCAAAGTCGCCGACGTGGACCTCGAAAAACTGGTGGCGGTGGCGGAGGAATTCTTCCGTATGCCGGTCAGCGAGAAAATGAAGTTCCACATCAGCGGATCAGCCTGCCACCGAGGCTACTACCCGCCTGGCGAAGAAGGACCTGCTGATGGAATACCCGACCTCAAAGAAGGGTACGACTCCGGCCTGTTCGAGATCCGATCCGGTCGCGACGATCACACCACCTCGTCGCCGGGCTGCTCTCCTCCCGTACCCGGTTTTCTGGCCACAGTGAACAGCTACCACTCGGCCATGACTGATATCGCGCACGCCCTGTCCGTGGTCGTCGCCCACGCCATAGGCATGCCTGACCGGTTCTTCCTCGAACGTTCTCAGAATCCGCCCAATCAGCTGCGCCTGCTGCACTATCCGGCAAGCCCCACCCCGCGCCAGGGAGTCGGAACCCACAAAGACTTCGAGTGCTTCACACTGCTGGCCTCCACCGGACCGGGACTCGAAGTCGAACGGTCGGACGGCGCCTGGATCCTGGTCCCACCCCGCCAGGACACGCTGGTCGTCACCACCGGGGAGATGCTCGAAATCCTTACCAACGGTGCCCTCCTCGCCGCACGCCACAGAGTGGGGTGGATCCGCGAAGACAGATATTCCTTCCCGTACTTCTTCAGCCTTGACCGGAATATCCTGGTGGAGCCGCTCGATCGATTCGTTGGCCCCGAAGGCACCCACTACGCATCGCTCACCGCCGGAGACCATCTCCAGGCCCGGACATCTCAGGTCTTCCGGTATCTGAGGAACAGAGAACAGGGCAAGCGCGATCACTTGCAGCAGCAGTCCTGA